The Streptobacillus felis genome window below encodes:
- a CDS encoding YhdT family protein, whose product MKKQINKEALITSIIYFLYFVWWYYFAYIYPPKNVEEYKYVLGLPEWFFYSCIVGYIWVNIAVYIVTKFFFKDIDLDTGDINE is encoded by the coding sequence TTGAAAAAACAAATTAATAAAGAAGCTTTAATAACTTCGATAATTTATTTTTTATATTTTGTATGGTGGTACTATTTTGCATACATTTATCCGCCAAAAAATGTTGAAGAATACAAATATGTACTTGGCTTACCTGAATGGTTTTTCTATTCATGTATAGTTGGTTATATATGGGTAAATATAGCTGTATATATAGTTACAAAATTTTTCTTTAAAGATATAGATTTAGATACAGGTGATATAAATGAATAG